The DNA segment tataattattttacttTCCTCCGAGATCATTGTGGAGAACAAtttgaatttttttaaatatatagacGAACAAAATTAATAACACAGGACATATATTAGCATAtgattattttatataataactTATACCAGGAGAAGAGATTAATCACCGGTTAAATATGAATAGGAGGGAAACTATTATTCAGGAACAATGGTTCACCATGAGACGGCAGTTTAAATATAGCAATGTCATACAAAGTGGCATAAAACATTCATCGACACCTGTAGAGTACATCtaagaatatttaaaaatatacgcGCAAGATCTTCCCTTGCTTTTTCTTCGGATAGATTATACTACAATTTTCCGACACTGTGAGATCGACTTTCTGTGGCATTCTTACATTATAATGTTTACAGTTCATCGTGATATCGGAGACAAATCCAGCAATCTTACGTGTTTATAAAATGAACAGGAGACGTAGTTGTGGATAGTGGGAGGAAGAACAGAGATTATAATATACTTGCCTTTATAACGGTTTCTGCATTTCCTTCGCTAACAGTGCTTCTCTGATAGTGAACAGTACTTCACGTAACCGAATACTGTTAATTATCTAAAGTAAGTTAATAATTCGTTCGAATGCATAGTAATAGTCATACAAATGCATAGTAAGTATAATAAATACGATCATAACAATATAACGAGTAGACGAATGCTCTATTGTGAAGAAATTTTAAAAGCAGTCTGCATTGCGATACGATTAAATAAttgaattaaaaattgaaacgttgtaatataataattaatacatTTGTAACATAAATACAGATATAATTTTTACATTTGCATCAAACTTTACGCTCACACCGTTCTATGCGCGTAGCAATCAACTCTGATTTATTGCAAAAGAATCGGGGATAGACCTGAATGTATAGTTATCGTTAATCAATACGAAGCGTCATCTCTTCCGATGAACGATAATCATATATCGACAATTTGATATTCAACGAACAATTAAATACATCGAGTGACATAATATGTGTTGTATAAATAAAAGGACGGAAAATTGACGCGCGATGAATAAAGTATTTAGTATAAAATGTAACCAACGTTTAATTAAAGATTATCAGCCCTGCATTTTGCAGCGCGCAACTAATTGAGGTTGATCTTTGCCTGAACCACGGATAAGATAAAAATGTGCCTCATCCTGGGAATTATCTACGGTGCCATTGCGGTGGTTGTCGCGTTCTATTATTATTTAACGGCGCGTAACAATTTCTGGAAGAAGCTCAAAGTGCCGGGACCAAAACCCGAACTCGCCTTTGGGAACATTCGAAAGGTAATGTTCGGGCAAGAGTCGCTGGCAGACTTTCTGACGGGGATATGGAACGAATACAAGAATGAACCTTTCGTTGGGATATTTTTAAGAAGAGATCCCGCCTTGATTATCCAAGACCCTGATCTCATAAAGGATGTTCTGATCAAAGACTTCTCAACGTTCGTGGACCGAGAATTCCTGGCAATTGATCCGGTAAGTAGAAAATGTTATCCGTCTATCGCGATGAAATTTTACCAACAAATTCACAACACGTTGTCAATTGCTGTAATAATAACTACGGTGTATAACGAACTGCGTTTTTTCTCTCTGAACAAAGGCAGACCCGTTGAGCGACCACTTGTTCGTTTTAAAGGAGAAAAAATGGCGTCCGTTGAGAACCCAACTCTCCCCGGTATTCACGTCCGGTAAGCTGAGAGGAACATTCCGCTTGATCCTCCAGTGTTCCAATCAGCTCGAGAGTTACTTGGACAAATTGGTGGAGAAAAATGAACCAGTGGAGGTGCGAGAAGTGGCCGCGAAGTTTACCACAGACGTGATCGGTAGCTGTGCGTTTGGGCTCGAGATGAACTCTTTGTCGGACATGGAAAGCGACTTCCGGCGGATTGGCAGGCAAATCTTTGCCACTGATATTATAAAAGTAATAAGGATCAGAATGAAACAGATCGTGCCATGGTTGAACACTTTAATAACTCGTATAGTGGGGCCGAGCGAGGTGACAAGTATGATCATGAAAATCACGCGTGAGACGATAGAATACAGAAAAAAGCACAATATCGTTAGGCCGGATTTTATGAACATACTTTTGGAGCTGAAGAAACATCCCGAAAGGCTTGGTGACATTGGTTAGTCTGCGTGACAAATTTAACATGTAGATCAAGATAATTTCACTTCAAATATCTGCGGTCTGTTCTTGTTACATTTTAAATGCCGTGAATGCACCTAATGTCTGTCTCTCAATTTTTTCGTTCTTTTACAGAATTAACGGACGGTTTATTAGCAGCGCAAGCATTTGCCTTTTTTGCGGCTGGCTTCGAAACATCTTCGACAGCAATCAGCAATGTGCTCTACGAGCTGGCATTTAACCACGAAGTTCAGGATAAGCTACGAGCGGAAATCAAAGAGTTCGAAGAGGAAAATTGTGGGGAGTGGAAGTACGAAACCATCAAGCAAATGAAATACCTGAATAAAGTATTTCAAGGTGATTAAGCTTTACCTGTAACGTGAAATTAGTTAGGGAAATTACTAATTGTATTAAATGTAAAAGCTTATCGAGCGGTTTCCGATCGATACTGTCATTTATCCTTAATCTTATCCTATTCACAGAAACGCTAAGGAAGTATCCAGGTTTACCAGTTTTGAGCAGAAAGGCGATAGACAATTACACATTCGCGGGTACCAAACTAACAATTCCTAGAGGCACACTGGTCTGGATACCTGTATATCCCATTCACATGGATCCCACTACTTATCCAGATCCTCACAAGTTCGATCCTGAAAGGTTCTCGGATGAAAAGGTAAATAAAAGGCATCCTATGCAGTTTATGCCATTTGGACACGGCCCAAGAAACTGTATTGGTAAGTACAAAAATACGTAATACGAAAAATTCCATTCACTCGATCTTTTCCTCAACTTGGAACAATTTGTTTCAGGTGGACGTTTCGCGATCTATCAAACGAAAATTGGACTAATTAAAATTCTTCGTAAGTACAAGGTCGACGTTTGTGAGAAAACCCTATATCCTTACAAGTTCAATCCATTCGCGTTTATATTAGCACCCATGGGTGGCGTTTACTTGAACATAACTAAATCAGAAAACTAACACAACTACTGCACAATAATAGAACTTTCCATTTCAAAAAAATAGATATCGCGACTGTGAAAACGCTATGATTATGAAGAAGGAACTTTTCATTAGAAAGCGTGCAATTAATAAATGAtaacattatttaaatatttaaaaacatACGATAAAAATTTCATACATGTATCATGAATCTCTTAGTAAAGTCATCTTATATAATCATGTCAATCATATatcaatatatattataaataaacaTATAGAATATGAAAAGGTTAAGATTCTTGTATCCTGCCACTAATTAAGAATGCTATAAAGGGAGGACACCAATCTTCGAAATTTGGTGTTCTTTTAATCTTGCACACCGATATATACGTATAGCACAACCGAGTACCTCGCAACGGTTGAAACATAAGAATATAATCCAACTCTTATCCAATATCTACGAGTCGAAGTAATATAGTTGCGATTAAGATTACACTCTATCTTAAAACGTTCTGTGCGGGACCAATTTTTAGATACATTAATCTCACtctttgcgattaaatagcttttCTTCTAGCGTGTACTTTACAATTTTTACGATAGCACGGGGACCATAATTATCAGAGTTTAAGATGCATAATAAaacaaagcaataaatttcactTTTTAGGAGCTCATGTTACAAGTTTACTTGCATCCCTCGTTTCGAAATGAGAGTTTCAAATGACCCGGACGGAAAGTTCAGCGTGAGGCTCTGGGATGTGTAAACAACTTCTGGAGAAATCCTCTTACTTACTTATCAGTAGAGAGTCTTGCGTTATCATCGTTGTATCATTCTTCTGAGCGTACAGTCAACTTCACTCTTCTTATCGAGTAATTGGCGCTTTTAAACAATGAAGAGAAAGAGTGCGATCGCACCATCTGGCACTCAACTGGTTAAGTTAGTAGTCGCGAAGCAGGTCAGTTGTGGTACACATGCACTTATTCTATTGCACATTTATGCCTTATTGTCTAGTTTATattactctttttttttattattgcaaCCACCAGTATTTTTGCGAGTTTGTTCTGTGGTACATTTATATGACGTTGCACTGGTGGTTTATAGCGTCGTTTATCATTGTTTCAATTATTTCGCTGATATTCGGTAACAAGTTGATGGGTCTGTAATTTGCAGGATTGCTCCCGTCTTTGCACTTTTTCTTGATGGGGATTGTTTTAGCTGTTTTCCATTCGTGTGGGTAGTAAATTTTATTGAGGCAGTTGTTGAAGAAGAGTAGTATAGTATTTTTTCTATCGTGATATTTGGTATATTGTCAAAGCTGGCTAATTTTTTGTTGCTTAATTCCTTTATTGTGATATGAAGCTTTGTGTGAGTTGTAAAGTAGTTTGTCGGTACATGGTTTCTTCTTTGAGCTGGTTTATCTTGAGTTTAATAATATTTGATAATTGTCCAACTCCTGGTGTGCTGTTTTACATGTGTACCGCTTCGAAGTGAGCTCTAAGTTTATAATTTTGTATTTGTGTCTGCGATGGTTGTTATGTTGAGTGTTGTTGCGAGTTGTATTTTAGGGTTTAATGTTTGCTTTTGTCAATAGCTCTGCGCTGCAGTGACTGGTGTTTATAGGCTCGGTGATAGTTGCTTCTTTTCTCCTAAATATAAGTATTCGCTTACTGATTTGTAAAAAGTTCTTTTTATCTGTTGCTTTATTTCATTGAGTTTTGTTTTCAGTGTTGTTGTTTCTGTTGTTTTTCGGGGGGCGAAATTTTGTATCCCGGTTAGTATTTTATTTCTTCTGTTATGTATTTATCGGTAGAGTTTCTACGTCTTCTATTGCTTGCGTTATATTAGTATACGTTAATTTGAGTTGTTTGTCGATTTCATTATTCGTTATGTTTCTATTATTAGTGATGACTGCTGGGTTGTCATTTTCCATGAGGAATTTCCTGCATTTATTTCAGTCCGTCTTCGTTTAGGTTTAGTTTTTGGTTTTGTTTTTCattttctatttctatgttttttagaTTGTTCATTCGTATTTGGATCATCGCTGCTCTGTActtagcagaccctgccttaaacgcgaggatgttagggacaggtcaggaaATCATATATATAGAAACGGAAAGGAGGAACTGTGCACTTTCGGGAAACCGTGGATATTGTTGTATCTCTAATGGCGAGTGTCGAAGGACCGTCACACAACAAACACACCAATTTCATTATCTCAACACTTTGTCACTGGCACATGTAAATAGTTTCTCGAGGACACATATGCACCTATTGGCATAATATTGAGGATATTTATAGCAATATTGCAAATGCCATTGTATATGAGACTTAATTCGAATCTTATCATTTATTAAACAAAAGATAAACAAATATTGTGAAGTTACCAACAACCTATTTTAACGCATACAGTCTTATGAACGCACACGTTTCCAAATAAAATCCGCGGTAGTGGTATCGGTACTTTTATTACAAATATTTGGAACCGACTAACTCGATAGCTGGTTATATATAGAAGAACATGTTATACGAAGTGTTGAATTTGACATGACAGAAAAATGAAGAATAAGATACCAGATTGTACATCACAAATCATCATGAGTCAACAGGTTCCACTATCCAAGAAGGGATGGAGAGATTTGGATGCTATATATGTACGCAAGTGCTGCGTGAAACAGTCAAAACAACAGTGCGTCCGAGGTCTTCCTACGTGACGCGTCTCTTTACTAACTTGAGGACTTTACTCGCGCCGTGGAAAAACTATAAACAATTCAGGTATCGAAGCGTAGATTACTAAATTCTTTTGTTTCT comes from the Xylocopa sonorina isolate GNS202 chromosome 1, iyXylSono1_principal, whole genome shotgun sequence genome and includes:
- the LOC143428257 gene encoding cytochrome P450 6a2 isoform X1 — translated: MCLILGIIYGAIAVVVAFYYYLTARNNFWKKLKVPGPKPELAFGNIRKVMFGQESLADFLTGIWNEYKNEPFVGIFLRRDPALIIQDPDLIKDVLIKDFSTFVDREFLAIDPADPLSDHLFVLKEKKWRPLRTQLSPVFTSGKLRGTFRLILQCSNQLESYLDKLVEKNEPVEVREVAAKFTTDVIGSCAFGLEMNSLSDMESDFRRIGRQIFATDIIKVIRIRMKQIVPWLNTLITRIVGPSEVTSMIMKITRETIEYRKKHNIVRPDFMNILLELKKHPERLGDIELTDGLLAAQAFAFFAAGFETSSTAISNVLYELAFNHEVQDKLRAEIKEFEEENCGEWKYETIKQMKYLNKVFQETLRKYPGLPVLSRKAIDNYTFAGTKLTIPRGTLVWIPVYPIHMDPTTYPDPHKFDPERFSDEKVNKRHPMQFMPFGHGPRNCIGGRFAIYQTKIGLIKILRKYKVDVCEKTLYPYKFNPFAFILAPMGGVYLNITKSEN
- the LOC143428257 gene encoding cytochrome P450 6a2 isoform X2, producing the protein MCLILGIIYGAIAVVVAFYYYLTARNNFWKKLKVPGPKPELAFGNIRKVMFGQESLADFLTGIWNEYKNEPFVGIFLRRDPALIIQDPDLIKDVLIKDFSTFVDREFLAIDPADPLSDHLFVLKEKKWRPLRTQLSPVFTSGKLRGTFRLILQCSNQLESYLDKLVEKNEPVEVREVAAKFTTDVIGSCAFGLEMNSLSDMESDFRRIGRQIFATDIIKVIRIRMKQIVPWLNTLITRIVGPSEVTSMIMKITRETIEYRKKHNIVRPDFMNILLELKKHPERLGDIELTDGLLAAQAFAFFAAGFETSSTAISNVLYELAFNHEVQDKLRAEIKEFEEENCGEWKYETIKQMKYLNKVFQETLRKYPGLPVLSRKAIDNYTFAGTKLTIPRGTLVWIPVYPIHMDPTTYPDPHKFDPERFSDEKVDVSRSIKRKLD